GCGCAGGTGATCTGCACGGTCACCACTCCCGCGGAGGCGCGGCGGGCGGCGGCGGCCAGGGTCGACCTGCTGTGCGTGCAGGGCGCCGAGGCGGGCGGGCACCGGGCGGTGTTCGACGACGACGCGGATTCCGCGGCCGGCGGGGAGCTGTTCGGTCTGCTGGGCGCGCTGCGGGTGATCTCCGGAGCGGTCGATCTCCCGCTGATCGGCGCCGGGGGCATCGTGTCGGGCGCGGACGTGGCGGCGGTGCTCTCGGCCGGTGCGGTGGCGGCGCAGCTCGGTACGGCGTTCCTGGTCTCCGACGAAGCGGGGACCGCGCCCGCGCAGCGCGCGGAGTTCGCGTCCGCGACCAGGGGCACCGCGATCACCCGAGCGTTCAGCGGACGTCCGGCGCGCGGCTTGGTCAACCGGTTCATGGCGGAGCACGGCCCGCACGCCCCGGCCGCCTACCCGCAGCTGCACCACCTCACGAAACCGGTGCGGGGCGCGGCGAGCTCGGCCGGGGATCCGGAGGCGATGTCGCTGTGGGCGGGGCAGACCTACGCGCAGGCGACTCCGCTGCCCGCCGCCGAACTGGTCCGGGCGCTCGACGAGCAGGCCAAGAACGCGCTCGACGCCGCGCGCGCCCGCTGGTCCTGAGGGCGCGGTGCTCAGCGGCCCGTTCGCTGCGAGCTCCGGCCGAGTGTGGGTGAAATCCGGGTGCGTCGCCGGGCTCGGCGCACATAGATTGGCCCGGTGGGTCATGTGCAGTCAGTGAACATCGCCGTGCTCCGGACCGGTCAGTGGACCGGCCGCATGGGCACCACGGGCATCGACAAGCGGCCGGTGCCCGGCCCGGTCAGGTTCACCGAGGCCGGGGTGAGCGGTGATCGCGTGATCGACACCAAGCACCACGGCGCCTGGTACCAGGCCGCCTACGCCTTCGACGTCGAGGACTTCCACTTCTGGTCGGCGGAGCTGGGCAAGGAACTCGTGCCCGGCAACGCCGGCGAGAACCTGAGCCTGCGCGGTTGCGACTCCAGCTCCGCGCTGGTCGGGGAGCGGTGGCGGATCGGCGACGCCGTGCTGCGCGTGACCGGGCCGCGCAACCCGTGCCGGGTATTCGCCGGGTTCTGGGACGTCAAGGGCTTGGTGAAGCGCTTCGCCGAGGTCGGGCGTCCCGGCGCCTACCTCGCGGTGGAACGGGACGGTGAGATCACCGCGGACGATCCGGTCGAGGTGCTCAGCAGGCCCGGCCACCTGGTCACGGTCGCCGACGTGCTCGCCCTGAGCATGGGGGACCGGGAACGCAAGGAGCACGTCGCGGCGGCCGCCGCGGATCTGCCGGAGAAGTGGCGGGTGTCGCTGGGGCTCGCGGAGCTCAGCGGTCGGGAAGGCATTCGATGATGCCGTGGCCGTCGTCGAGCGTGGTGACGGCGGCGACGAACAGCCCGGCGGCGGCGGTGATCCGCTCCGTGCGGTCCATGTCGCGCATCCGGCCGCCCACGTAGATCATCATCCGCAGGTCCGTCTCGGTGAACTCGCCATCCGGGTCGGGCAGCAGCTCGATGATGATCACGCTGCTCTCCGGGCCCGCCGCCTCGGCGCAGCGGGTCAGGATGCGCACCGCGTCCTCGTCCTCCCAGTCGCTGAGCACGTCGCACAGCACGTAGGCGTCGGCACCGGCGGGCAGCGGGTCGAAGAAGTCGCCGACCACCACCTCGGCCCTGTCCCGCACGCCGCGGGACTCCAGGTAGTCCTCCGCGGCGCGGGCCGGACCGGCCAGGTCCACCACCGTGCCGCGCACCGCGGGGTAGCGCTCCACGATCTCCGCGATGAGCACGCCCTTGCCGCCGCCCACATCGGTGACCTGGTCGAACCGGTCCCAAGCCAGTGACGCCGCCACCGACGGGACGAACTCGCCGGACTTGGACTCCATCAGGTCGTCGAAGGAGTCCGACAACTGCGGGCTGTGCGCCAGGTCCTCCCGGAACGAGCGGCCGAACGCGGCCCGGTAGGCGGGGTGGTGCCCGCGAACCTGCTCGATGAGTTCCACGAAGGCCAGATCGGCGCGGCCGACGGCGCCGTCGAGGTCGAGCCATTCGCGGCTCCCGCCCGGAGCGTTGCTCTGCAACGAGCGGGAAGCCTCGTTGGGGCCGAACACGTCCGGTTCGGGCTCGGTGAAGATCCCGCGCCGAACCAGGAATCGCAGCACCCGGCCGAGCGGATCCGCTCGGGTCTCGGACCGCTTCGCGATCTCGTCGAGCGGGACCGGGCCGTCCTGGACGATGTCGGCCACCCGCAGCGTGGCCGCGGTCCGCACGGCGAAGGGCGTGACCAGGTCGGCCATCGCCCAGACGTCCACCGGCTCAGAGGCCATGCGGGCAGGATAGGCGCGGCTCCGGAACCTGGCAGGGGCGTCGGTCCCGGTCAGTCCTGCAGGACCGACACGATCCGCTCGGCGGTCTCCCGCATGTGCTCGCGCACGACCTCGCGGGCCTTCGCGGCGTCCCCGGCCTCGATGGCGTCCACGATCGGGGAATGCCGCTGCCAGGCCATGTTGCGCACGGCCAGCTCCGGCCCGGATCGGACGATGGTGGCCCGGGTGAGCCCGGAGATGTGCTGCCAGGACTGCACCAGCGCGGCGTTGCCGGTGAGCTCGCACATCCGCTGGTGGAAGGCCAGGTCCGCTTCGACCAGCGTCGCCATGCTCTGGTCGAGGTCGCGCAGCCGGTCCACCGATTCGCGCAGCTCCGCGACGCTGGTGCTCCGGTCCGGCGCCTCGCAGAGCGCCTCCACCGCCAGCGATTCCAGGGCGGCGCGCACGGCGAAGATGTCCCGCACCTCCGCCGTGGTCAGGGCGCGCACCAGCAGCTTGCCGCGTTCGTCGGCGACCACGAGGCCTTCCTGCACCAGGTGGCGCAGGGCTTCGCGCAGCGTTCCCCGGGAGACCGAGAGCGCATCGCTGAGCTCCGTCTCGATCAGTCGCCTGCCGGGTTCGAGCTGGCCGCTGCTGATCGCCTCGCGCAGCTTCCGCAACGACTGCTCGCGCAAGGTCTGCCGGTCGACGCCGCCGAGCGCCGGAACATCCAGGGGCACTTGTGCATCGCCTCTCTGCTGGTGGTCGCGCTCATCGTAATCCACCACCGCTTCGCCGAATAACGGTCGACTGTTGACAGTCGACGAGACTCGCCGTTAACTGTGCGCTACCTAACGCACGAAGGGGTGAGGCGGATGCCGGAGTTGGGCTGCTCGACGATCTCGTTCCGGCAGCGGCCGGTGCGCGAGGCGCTCGCTGTCATCCGGGAACTCGGCTTCGACGGCATCGACCTCGGCGGCCTCCCCGGCGTCTGCGACCACATCCCCACCCCGCTGGCCGGCTCCGCGGACGAGCTCGTGGACGTGGTCCGGGAGTCCGGATCGCGCACGTGGGCGATCAACGTGGACCCGGGCCCGCTGAACGATCCGAGGCTCGACGAGCACGACCTGCGCGACTCCGGCCGGGAGCTCATCGGGCTCGCCGCGAGCCTGAACGCGGCGATGATCGTGCCGTGCGGGGCCCAGCACCGGGAACCGTTCGTCGACGAGGCGACCGATCTCGACCGGATCGCGCACGGCCTGGGCCTGCTCGGCGAGCTCGCCGAGCAGCGCGGGGTGCGGCTGCTGGTCGAAGGGCTGCACCACTACCGCTTCTGCCACACGACCGAGCGAGCCGAGGCGCTGCTGGACCGGGTTCCCGCGGCCGCGGCGGGCTTCGTCTTCGACGTCAGCCACGTCGTGGCGGGCGGGTTCGACGAGGTCGCCTTCGCGCGGGAGTTCGCCGAACGCATCGAGCACGTGCACTTGCGCGACGCCGAACCCGGCGACATCAACCTCAGCATCGGCCGCGGCCGGGCCGACTTCGCCGGGGTCGTCCGGGCGCTGCGCGAGCACGGCTACACCGGCCGCTACGTGCTCGAACTCGAAACCCACGACGTCGCCGAGCAGGACCGGCCCGCCGAGGCCGCGGCGGCACGAGCGGCCATCGCCGCGCTGCTGGACTGACCCGCACCTGCCGGCCGCACTCCCCGATTCCGGCGTCAGCGCACGAGCCTGGCGACCGACCGCAGATCCGACCCGTTTTGGAGGACCCGCATGTCCGAATCCGCTCGCACCGCCCTGATCACCGGCGCAGGCTCGGAACGCGGCATCGGCCGGGAGACCGCCCGCGAGCTCGCCGCCGCGGGCTTCGACATCGCCGTGCTCGACCTCGACG
This window of the Saccharopolyspora gloriosae genome carries:
- a CDS encoding nitronate monooxygenase, with the protein product MIERRTSPVIAAPMAGGISTPELVAAVGGAGGFGFLAAGYLAEEALAGQIRRVRELTGEPFGVNLFVPGPRADLDLGDYRERVAAEAERYGVRAGSGHWDDDLYQAKVELVIAERVPVVSLTFGCPEKSTVDRLRAAGAQVICTVTTPAEARRAAAARVDLLCVQGAEAGGHRAVFDDDADSAAGGELFGLLGALRVISGAVDLPLIGAGGIVSGADVAAVLSAGAVAAQLGTAFLVSDEAGTAPAQRAEFASATRGTAITRAFSGRPARGLVNRFMAEHGPHAPAAYPQLHHLTKPVRGAASSAGDPEAMSLWAGQTYAQATPLPAAELVRALDEQAKNALDAARARWS
- a CDS encoding MOSC domain-containing protein — encoded protein: MGHVQSVNIAVLRTGQWTGRMGTTGIDKRPVPGPVRFTEAGVSGDRVIDTKHHGAWYQAAYAFDVEDFHFWSAELGKELVPGNAGENLSLRGCDSSSALVGERWRIGDAVLRVTGPRNPCRVFAGFWDVKGLVKRFAEVGRPGAYLAVERDGEITADDPVEVLSRPGHLVTVADVLALSMGDRERKEHVAAAAADLPEKWRVSLGLAELSGREGIR
- a CDS encoding methyltransferase is translated as MASEPVDVWAMADLVTPFAVRTAATLRVADIVQDGPVPLDEIAKRSETRADPLGRVLRFLVRRGIFTEPEPDVFGPNEASRSLQSNAPGGSREWLDLDGAVGRADLAFVELIEQVRGHHPAYRAAFGRSFREDLAHSPQLSDSFDDLMESKSGEFVPSVAASLAWDRFDQVTDVGGGKGVLIAEIVERYPAVRGTVVDLAGPARAAEDYLESRGVRDRAEVVVGDFFDPLPAGADAYVLCDVLSDWEDEDAVRILTRCAEAAGPESSVIIIELLPDPDGEFTETDLRMMIYVGGRMRDMDRTERITAAAGLFVAAVTTLDDGHGIIECLPDR
- a CDS encoding FCD domain-containing protein, which codes for MPLDVPALGGVDRQTLREQSLRKLREAISSGQLEPGRRLIETELSDALSVSRGTLREALRHLVQEGLVVADERGKLLVRALTTAEVRDIFAVRAALESLAVEALCEAPDRSTSVAELRESVDRLRDLDQSMATLVEADLAFHQRMCELTGNAALVQSWQHISGLTRATIVRSGPELAVRNMAWQRHSPIVDAIEAGDAAKAREVVREHMRETAERIVSVLQD
- a CDS encoding sugar phosphate isomerase/epimerase family protein, producing MPELGCSTISFRQRPVREALAVIRELGFDGIDLGGLPGVCDHIPTPLAGSADELVDVVRESGSRTWAINVDPGPLNDPRLDEHDLRDSGRELIGLAASLNAAMIVPCGAQHREPFVDEATDLDRIAHGLGLLGELAEQRGVRLLVEGLHHYRFCHTTERAEALLDRVPAAAAGFVFDVSHVVAGGFDEVAFAREFAERIEHVHLRDAEPGDINLSIGRGRADFAGVVRALREHGYTGRYVLELETHDVAEQDRPAEAAAARAAIAALLD